Proteins encoded by one window of Sardina pilchardus chromosome 7, fSarPil1.1, whole genome shotgun sequence:
- the snai1b gene encoding snail family zinc finger 1b: MPRSFLVKKYFTNKKPNYSELESQNGPLFAVVPERFPPAELPTENGSVVPSYAAGLVWDMAMPLSFAPVSPTTPSATAPLDLSSPSSSSSSSSSGDEDEGRTSDPPSPDPTERFQCAHCGKSCSSPQALSRHQLTHCGRVDSALTASAITASSAAVTTAPSSGRSSFHCKHCPKEYTSLGALKMHIRSHTLPCVCTTCGKAFSRPWLLRGHIRTHTGERPFSCPHCNRAFADRSNLRAHLQTHSEVKKYQCGTCSRTFSRMSLLHKHSVSGCCPAT; this comes from the exons ATGCCTCGTTCATTCCTCGTCAAGAAGTACTTCACTAACAAGAAACCAAACTACAGTGAACTGGAAAGCCAAAATG gtccactctttgcagtaGTTCCTGAGAGGTTTCCACCAGCAGAGCTGCCCACCGAGAATGGATCAGTGGTGCCCAGCTACGCAGCAGGACTGGTGTGGGACATGGCCATGCCCCTGTCCTTCGCCCCAGTATCCCCAACCACCCCCTCCGCTACAGCCCCCCTGGACCTCAGCTccccctccagcagcagcagtagcagcagcagtggggATGAGGACGAGGGGCGCACGTCGGACCCCCCGAGCCCGGACCCCACGGAGCGCTTCCAGTGTGCCCACTGTGGCAAGAGCTGCAGCAGCCCCCAGGCCCTCTCTCGACACCAGCTGACCCACTGCGGGCGGGTGGACTCGGCCCTGACGGCCTCCGCCATCACGGCCTCGTCTGCGGCGGTGACGACCGCGCCTTCGTCCGGCCGCTCCAGCTTCCACTGCAAACACTGCCCCAAGGAGTACACCAGCCTGGGCGCGCTCAAGATGCAcatccgctcacacacactgccctgcgTGTGCACCACCTGCGGCAAGGCCTTCTCTCGGCCCTGGCTGCTCCGAGGacacatccgcacacacacag GCGAGCGCCCGTTCTCCTGTCCTCACTGCAACCGAGCGTTCGCGGACCGCTCCAACCTGCGCGCCCACCTGCAGACGCACTCGGAGGTGAAGAAGTACCAGTGCGGCACCTGCTCGCGCACCTTCAGCCGCATGTCCCTGCTGCACAAACACAGCGTCTCCGGCTGCTGCCCCGCCACatag
- the LOC134087001 gene encoding adenosine receptor A3-like — MQSNHTAASSHYEVLSISLMSLLAVLITVGNVLSLTVFLGSRRFRTSQGYLKMSLASADLAVGVAVVPYSVYNEVEGLMTSRGQSSSVGSNVSAEVVPVSEGFQPCFVMGPVFAGCTLVSITTIFLLSLERAITVLRPLQKNMIVTKERTLGLIALTWLLCFSLAVTPLLLSEDITLEFSSCSKMCNYAPCPVGHHHHPRNASSSPVANIMLVFPIFDFAMLGATCAVNAVTFSAVRRFCRARAQEAGARMPMSNGPSFSDIRAAKTICVLTGFFCASFMPVAVLVTASVLLGRNWCHFSLYAFWILTCSSGWNVLIYSARDRRFRQRTRELLLGCRRADRQRRVDATTRHELTLTTLPVDGSFSQNSPQCSPGTSHLLRVNRS; from the exons ATGCAGAGTAATCATACAGCCGCCTCCAGTCATTATGAGGTGCTGAGCATCTCCCTGATGTCGCTCCTGGCTGTGCTCATTACGGTGGGGAATGTGCTGAGCTTGACCGTGTTCCTGGGTTCCAGACGTTTCCGCACTTCGCAGGGATACCTCAAAATGTCCCTGGCCTCAGCGGATCTGGCCGTGGGTGTTGCCGTGGTCCCGTACTCGGTTTACAACGAGGTTGAGGGTCTGATGACCTCGCGGGGTCAAAGTTCAAGCGTAGGCTCCAACGTTTCTGCTGAGGTTGTGCCAGTCTCCGAGGGCTTTCAGCCGTGCTTCGTTATGGGACCCGTGTTTGCGGGGTGCACCTTAGTATCCATCACCACCATCTTCCTCCTGTCACTGGAGCGAGCCATCACTGTGCTCAGACCGCTGCAGAAGAACATGATAGTGACCAAAGAGAGGACCTTAGGCCTCATTGCGCTGACCTGGCTTCTGTGCTTCTCCCTAGCCGTGACCCCTCTGCTCCTGTCCGAGGACATAACCCTGGAGTTCAGCTCCTGCAGCAAGATGTGTAACTACGCCCCCTGTCCAGTGGGGCATCACCACCACCCTCGCAATGCCAGTTCCAGCCCAGTGGCCAACATCATGCTTGTGTTCCCCATCTTCGACTTCGCCATGCTGGGCGCCACCTGTGCGGTCAACGCCGTCACCTTCTCGGCCGTGCGGCGCTTCTGCCGGGCCCGGGCACAGGAGGCCGGCGCCAGGATGCCCATGTCCAACGGGCCGTCCTTCTCGGACATCCGCGCCGCCAAGACCATCTGCGTCCTGACGGGGTTTTTCTGCGCCTCCTTCATGCCCGTGGCCGTGCTAGTGACGGCCAGCGTGCTGCTGGGCCGCAACTGGTGCCACTTCTCCCTCTACGCCTTCTGGATCCTGACCTGCAGTAGCGGCTGGAACGTGCTCATCTACAGCGCCCGCGACAGACGCTTCCGCCAGCGCACCCGCGAGCTCCTGCTGGGCTGCCggcgggcagacagacagaggagg GTGGACGCCACCACGCGGCATGAGCTGACCTTAACGACTCTCCCCGTGGACGGATCTTTCAGCCAGAACTCGCCACAGTGCAGCCCGGGCACCTCACACCTGCTCAGGGTGAACAGGAGCTGA